In Brevibacillus marinus, the genomic window CGGGTCCCCAGCTTCTCCTCCAGCTCTGCCGTGCTGATCACGACCTGCTGCTGAAAGCGGGGCGACTCCTGATCCCACGGACTTGCCACGCTGCGCAGATAGGGAATCGGCTGCTGCCAGTAATCTTCCGCGTCTTCGGTAAATCCGTTGCTGGTGGAGAAAAAGGTGGCATCGATCGGCTTCCCCTGGTAGGTGACAATCAGGCCTGCCGTCTCTCGCACCGCCTGGCTGATTTTCCTGCTTTTCCATTCATAATCGCTGCCCCAACGCATTTTTTGCTGCTCTTCATCCAGATACGCCTGATGTTGCACGGTATCCAGCACATGCGCACCCGCAGGCACATCGTCAAAGCTGCCGGCAGCCAGCCGCCGGATAATGTAGGTACGGGCGGCCAAGGCCTGGGCCTTCAACGCTTCCAGCTCAAACTCCGCCGGCATCTCCGCAGCGACCACCCCTGCGATGTATTGGTCCAGCGGAACGGTCTCCACCACTTGTCGTTCGGTCCGGTAGACCTTGATCGGCAGGGAAACGGAGGGCTGATGTTGGGCATCGGCGGGTGCGGGCGGCGGCGATTGCGGGCCGCGATCTGCTAGATAATAGACGAGCGCGGCCGGCATGAGGACGAGCAGAGCAGGCAGAATGACGAGAAGCGCGAGTACGGTTCGCTTCATAAAACATCCTCCCCAACGATTCTGGACGACCTGACAGTAAAGTCTATGTCCTCGTTGGGGAAGATAGAACGCGTTTTTAGATTGCGAGAATTGAAATTGGGCGCCAGCTAGAGTCGCCGGAGAAACCGGTCAATCCGCTCCAGCGCCTTTTCCAGCTGCTCCAGCGAAGTGGCGTACGAGCAGCGGATGTGTCCCTTGCCGCTGGCGCCGAAAACGTCACCCGGCACAACGGCTACTTTTTCTTCCATCAGCAGCCGTTCCGCAAACTCCGCCGAGCTCAGGCCGGTTGCGGCAATCGAAGGGAAGGCGTAAAACGCCCCCTCCGGCAGGTGACAGCTCAGGCCGATTTCGGAAAACGAGCGCACGATGTAGTTGCGCCGCTGGCGATAGCTCTCAACCATCCGCTCCACGTCATCGCGCCCGTGGCGCAGCGCCTCGACCGCCGCCATCTGCGCCATAATCGGCGCGCACAGCGTGGTGTACTGGTGGATTTTTAACATTCCCGCCGTCAGATCGGGCGGCGCGCAGACATAGCCCAGCCGCCATCCCGTCATGGCGAAGGCTTTGGAAAAACCGGAAATCAGGATGGTCCGCTCTTTCATCCGCGGCAGCGCGGCAAAGCTGTCATGCTCGCGGTCGTAAGTCAGCTCGGCGTAGATTTCGTCGGACAGCACCAGCAGATCGTGCCGCTCGATGATCGCCGCCAGCTTTTCCCACTCCTGCCGGCTCATCGTGCTGCCGGTCGGATTGTTGGGATAGCAGAAGATGACCGCCTTGGTCCGCGGCGTAATCCGGCGTTCCAATTCGTCCGGTGTCAGCTTGAAGTTAGCGGACGCCGTCGTCTGCAAAAAGACCGGCACTCCGCCGGCCAGCCGGATAATCGGCTCGTAGGAGACGTAACAAGGCTCGACAATCAGCACTTCGTCGCCCGGATCGATGATCGCACGCAGAGCGAGGTCGATTGCCTCGCTGGCGCCGACGGTGACGATG contains:
- the spoIID gene encoding stage II sporulation protein D encodes the protein MKRTVLALLVILPALLVLMPAALVYYLADRGPQSPPPAPADAQHQPSVSLPIKVYRTERQVVETVPLDQYIAGVVAAEMPAEFELEALKAQALAARTYIIRRLAAGSFDDVPAGAHVLDTVQHQAYLDEEQQKMRWGSDYEWKSRKISQAVRETAGLIVTYQGKPIDATFFSTSNGFTEDAEDYWQQPIPYLRSVASPWDQESPRFQQQVVISTAELEEKLGTRLDTPASTNGGWFAVLERTTGNRIGRVRIGSKVFTGREVREKLGLDSTAFTMKLAAGRVVITTKGYGHGVGMSQWGANGMAKAGKSAEQIVKYFYQGVDVQDFRQVLQL
- a CDS encoding aminotransferase — its product is MREQVSTRSRLAQTVRAIRPSGIRRFFDLASSMEGVISLGVGEPDFVTPWRVREAGISVLERGYTAYTSNAGLLELRREIAAYLADRFSLSYQAEEEIIVTVGASEAIDLALRAIIDPGDEVLIVEPCYVSYEPIIRLAGGVPVFLQTTASANFKLTPDELERRITPRTKAVIFCYPNNPTGSTMSRQEWEKLAAIIERHDLLVLSDEIYAELTYDREHDSFAALPRMKERTILISGFSKAFAMTGWRLGYVCAPPDLTAGMLKIHQYTTLCAPIMAQMAAVEALRHGRDDVERMVESYRQRRNYIVRSFSEIGLSCHLPEGAFYAFPSIAATGLSSAEFAERLLMEEKVAVVPGDVFGASGKGHIRCSYATSLEQLEKALERIDRFLRRL